The DNA region CACGGACCAGCCGCGGTCGTCGCCGGCGATCGGATCGATCCGGTAGCACTCGGCGCAGCCGGCCAGATCGGTCGTGACCTGGATGCGGTACATCGCCGCAGGGGCGGCCTCGCCGGACGCGACCACGGCCAGCCCGTCGGTCGGGATGAAGCCGACGAACTCGTCGAAGGTGGTGACGAGCTCGGGCGGCGCGGCGATCGCGACGACCGCCCGGGTGCCGTCGCTGCACCCCGCCACCAGCGCGAGCGCGACGGCGACCAGGCCAGCGACGCGCGCGGTCACTGGACGTTGATCGGGTAGGTGAAGGAGAAGCTGGCCTTCTTGACCGCCGGGAACGAGACCGCCTTCGCGGCCTTGTCGATGCAGCGGCCGGTGGGCGTGTCGACGAAGTCGCCGGTCTGCTCGTAGGCGGTGATCGCGCCGGCGCCCGAGACCGTGTAGACCAGCTTGGCCTTGCCCGGCACGCCGTAGTCGTCGAAGCAGGTGCGCGCGGCCGCGGCCACGGGCTTGAGCGCCTCCTTGAGATCGTCGGGCGTCAGCCGGGCCGGCAGCGCCGCCTGGGGGTCGACCGGCGTCGGGGCGGTGTCCTCGACGATCTTGCCGCACGCGGCCTGATCGGCGGCGACCGGATCGGCCTTGGGGCTGGCGCACACGATCGCGCCGTCGCACGGCTGGTAGACCCGGTAGCCGAGCACGTCGACCGCGAGCACGCGGTGGCCATCGATCTCGGACAGGCCGGCCTTATCACCCCCGAGCCGCACCACGAACTGGGTGCGGGCCTCGGCGGCGATCCGGGCCCAGCGATCGGCCGCGGCCTGGGTCGGGAACGAGCGCGCCGCCTGGTGCAGGCCGGCGGCGATCGCCACCTCGCCGTTGAAGCGCGGCGCGGCCTTGCTCGCGACCACGTACATGCCGGCGATCGGCCGGACGCACGCGACGCAGCCGGTCAGCGCGAGCAGCGTGGCCTTGGCGTCGGGATCCCAGGGGCTGACGGTGAACGCGCCGGGCTCGGCGTCGACGAGCCAGGTGCCGCTGCGCAGGGCCGCCGCCCGCTGATCGCGCACCGCGCGGCACAGGCGCAGGAGCGGCCCGTCACCCTGGTCGCACGCCGACGTCAGCGCCCAGGCCGCACCCTCGAGGTCGGCCCGGGTCAGCCGCTGGGCGGTCGTGGCCAGCTCGTCGAACGTCTGGTCGGCCCGGGCCGGCGTCGCCGCGAGGGCGACGGCGACGGCAGCAGTAGCGAGTGCGAGTCCCCGAGTGCGCATGGCCGGGTGGTACCGCGGACGGCCGGACCGTGCAACCGACCGCGCGACGGCGCGGCGGCCCGCACCCGGCGGTCACTTGAGCTTGTGGGACAGGTACGCCTTGAGCCGCAGCTCGGCGTCCTCGGCGTCGGTGATCTGCACCGGGACCGCCCTCTTGATCTCGTCCTCGACCTCGGCGTAGAGGGCGACCCGGGCGTCCGCGTCGCTGAGGATCGTGGCCGGCGCCCGCCCGCGCACCGCCGTGTCCGAGAGCTTGCTGGCGTAGCCGCGCAGCTTGTCGAAGGCGGCCTCGCCCAGGAAGTCGCGGATCGCGTCGGCCTCGTTGGCCATGCGCGCCAGGGAGATCTCGTGATCGGCGGCCACCTCGGCGGCGCCGTGGGTCGCCGCGAGCTGCGCGCACACCCGCAGGATCATGACGTCATCGAGGGCGCCGATGCCACCCTCCCAGTCGGGGACGAGGTCCATCCGGGTCACCAGGTAGCCCAGCGCCCCCGCCGCCAGCTTCCGGGCCTCGAGCGGGGCCTCGGACTCGACCAGCGCCTTGAGGGCGGCGACGTCTGCGACGATGGTGTCGGACCACGACTTGAAGGTGTCGATGTGCTTGGCCACGTCCCGACGGTATCCCCTGGCCTCTGGCTTGCCAAGTCGGCGCGGCCGGGGGTATGCACCGACCATCATGATCAAGCGTCCCAAGATCGCCATCGTTGGTGCCGGCGGCAACGTCGGCGCGGCCGTCGCCCAGTGGGCAGTGCAGAAGGAGCTCGGTGACCTGGTCCTCATCGATCTCAAGGCCAACGCCGCCGAAGGGCGCGCGCTCGACCTGACCCAGTGCGGCCCGTGGGAGGGCTTCAACAACTCCTTCGTCGCCACCTCCGAGGCCTCGGCGATGGCCGGCGCCGACGTGGTCGTGATGACCGCCGGCGTCCCGCGCAAGCCCGGGCAGTCGCGCGAGGAGCTCATCAACATCAACGCCGGGATCGTCCGTGACATCTGCAAGAGCGTGAAGGAGCACGCGCCCGACGCGATCCTGATCGTCGTGTCGAACCCGCTCGACGCGATGGTCTTCGTCGCCAAGCAGGTGACCGGCTTCCCGCGCGAGCGCGTGATCGGCTCGGCCGGCGTGCTCGACAGCGCCCGCTTTCGCACCAACCTGGCGCGCGCCGCCGGGGTCTCGGTCGAGGACGTCCAGGCGATCGTGCTCGGCGCCCACACCGACAAGGACATGGTCCCGGTGCTCTCGACCGCGATGATCGGCAACGTCCCGGTCAGCAAGTTCCTGTCCGACGAGCAGCAGGCCGCCGTGGTCGACGCCACCAAGAAGGGCGGCGCGACGCTGACCGGCCTGATCGGCACGTCGGCCTGGCTGGCGCCGGGCGCCGGCACCTGCCTGATGGTCGAGGCGATCGTCCGCAACCAGGGCCGCGTGCTGCCGTGCTCGGTCGAGCTCAACGGCGAGTTCGGCGTGACCGGCGCGTTCGTCGGCGTGCCGGTGAAGCTGACGGCGAAGGGCGCCGAGGCGGTCTACGAGTTCGAGCTGTCGGCGGCGGAGAAGGACGCGTTCGCGAAGTCGGTCGCGGCCAACGTCGAGCTGATGGGCATCGCGAAGAGCTTCCTGTAGCAGCGGGTTCCGGTTCCTGGTCCGACTCCGGTTCCTGGTCCGGATCCGACTCCGGCTCCGGCTCCGGCTCCGGCTCCGACTCCGGTTCCGACTCCGGTTCCGACTCCGGCTCCGGCTCCGACTCCGACTCCGACCCCGGTTCCGGTTCCGGCTCCGGTTCCGACTCCGGTTCCGCCCCCGGCTCCGGCTCCGGCTCCGGCTCCGGCTCCGACTCCGGTTCCGGCTCCGACTCCGGTTCCGACTCCGGCTCCGGCTCCGACTCCGGTTCCGACTCCGGTTCCGGCTCCGGTTCCGGCTCCGGCTCCGGCTTCCGCCGGCGTGCGACAGCCGGCGCGGCTGTCGGCTCGCAGCGCTGCCAGCGGTGGTCGGCGGCGCGGGCAGCGCCGACCGACGGGTCGAGCGTGGACCGATCCATGCGCCGACCGATCGCTGTCACCACGCTGATCCTGGCCGCTCACTGCGGCCCCGCGCCGTCCGCGACCGTCGACCGGTTCGGCTATCGTCGACCGCCAGCGGGGGCCGGAGCCGGGGCGTCGTTCGACGCGCTCGACCGCGCGCTGACGGCCGCGGTGGCCAGGAGCGAGCGGCCGCGGGCCGAGGCGCCGGCGACGCCGCCGATCGCGCTGACGACCTCGGACGGCGCCGGCCTGGCGCTCACGGCGCTGCACGTCGAGACCGCGGTCGTCGGCCCGCTGGCGCTGACCGAGCTGCACCTGACCTTCCACAACCCCGAGCCGCGGGTGCGCGAGGGCCGCTTCACGATCGCGCTGCCGACCGACGCGGCGATCAGCCGGTTCGCGATGAAGAACGAGGCGTGGCTCGAGGCCGAGGCGGTGCCGCGGGCCGAGGCGCGCCGGGTCTACGAGGCCTTCCTCGAGCAGCGGGTCGATCCGGCCCTGCTCGAGCAGGACGCCGGCAACACGTTCTCGGCGCGGGTGTTCCCGATCCCAGCGTCGAGCGACAAGGAGCTGATCATCGCCTACGGCCACGCGCTCACCGACGCGGCGGCGCGGCGGATCGCGCTGGCCGGCCTGCCCGAGGTCGGCGCGCTGACCTGGGCGATCACCGTCGACGGGCACACCGAGCGCGGCCACGCCGAGCGGACCGCGCCCGCCGACCTGCTGCTGCCGCTCGGCGGTGACGGCTCCCCGGCGGTCGCTGGCGCCGACGGCACGTTCGTGGCGCAGCTCGCGCTGCCGACCGCGACCGCGCCCGACCCGCTCGAGGCGGTGACGCTCCTGATCGACACCAGCGCCTCGCGCGCGTCGCTGCTGCGCCGTCAAGCCGACCTCGCGCGCGCGCTCGTCGCCGCCATCGCCCGCGCCACCCCGGCGGCGCCGGTGCGCGTGCTGGCGTTCGATCAGTCGGCCGAGCCGCTGGCGGACGGCCGCGCCGACGAGATCGCCGACACGATCGCGCCGGCGCTGTTCGCCCGCGGCGCGCTCGGGGCCTCGGACCTCGGCGCAGCGCTGGCCGCCGCAAGCGGCGCCGAGCGGGTGATCGTCATCGGCGACGGCGTCGCCACGGCGGGTCGCCGCGCGCCCGACGCGCTCGTGGCCCAGGCCCGCGGGGCCGGGATCGGTCGGCTCGACGCGCTCGTCGTCGGCGACCTCGAGGATCGCGACCTGCTGACGGCCCTGGTCGGCGCCGGCGCGCGCCCGGGCGCGGTCCTCGACGGCGAGGCGCCCGACGCCCTCACGGCGCTGACCGAGCAGCGCACGCGCGACCTGACCGTGACCGTGACCGGCGCGACCGCGTGGTGGCCGACCACTGTCCGGGGCGGCGGCCCCGGCGCGGCCGTGGTGATCGCCGGGCGCCGCGCCCGCGGCGACGACGGCCCCCTGACGATCGCCCTCGGCGACGGCCCGCCCGTGACCGTGCCGGTGATCGCCGCGCCGACGCCGCTGGTCGCGCGCGCGGTGGCGCGGGCGGAGATCGCCGCGCTCGAGCAGCGCCTCGCCGCCCCGGGCGCCACCGACACGGCGCGCGCGGCCGACCGCGCGACCATCGAGCGGCTCGGGCTCGCGCACCGGCTGGTCACCCGCGCCACCTCGCTGCTGGTGCTCGAGTCCGACCAGGACTACGCGCGCTTCTGCCTGCGCCGCGACGCCCTCGCCGACATCCTCACCGTCGAGCGCGGCGCGATCCGGGTGATCGATCGCAGCCCCGGCCGCGCGCCGCCGCCCACCCCCTGCGCCGCGCCGGCGGCGCCCGACCCGCTCGCGGCCACGCTCGGCGCCGCCGCCGGCGCGCAGTTCGACAAGGCCGGCGTGTCGTTCAGCGGCTCCAGCTCGGTCGAGAACACCTACGTCGTCGAGGGCATCAACGCGTCGGGCAACGAGGTGATCGTGATCAGCGACCGCGCGCCGACGATCGACGCCGCGTCGACCCGGACGGGCGTGACGATCACCCAGGAGTACACGCGCAACATCCCGACCGGCCGCACGTTCGGCGCGGTCTACGGCGCGGCCGCCGGCGCGCAGGCCGACGCGCTCGGCAACGTCCACGCGCCGCGCGGGGCCCACCCCGGCCCGACGGTGTTCCCTGAGCCACAGGCGCCGCAGCCGCCACAAGCGCCGCAGCCGCCGCCGTACGAAGGCCGGCTGCTGACGGTGATGACCGACGTGGCCGCGCGCCGCCCGGGCCGGGCGCTGACCGAAGCCCTGGCCTGGTACCTGACCGCCCCCGCGGAGCTCGCGGCGATCGTGGCGCTGGGCGAGGCGCTCGAGGCCCGCGGTGCCCGCGCGTTGGCCGCGCGCGCGTACGGCTCGCTGCTCGATCGCTTCACCGGGCGGGCCGAGCTGGCGCGGTTCGCCGGCGAGCGCCTCGACCGGCTCGGCCCCGTCGGCCGCGCGCTGGCGATCGACGCCTACCGCCAGGCCACGACCGATCGCCCCGACCAGGTGGGCGGTCACCGGCTGCTCGCGCTGGCCCTCGCGCGCGCCGGCCGCCACGCCGAGGCCATCGACGCGCTGATCGCCGCCCTGCCCCACGCGCAGCTCCCGTCGATCGCCACGATCCTGCGGGCCGATCTCGCCGACGTCGCCGCCGCGGCGATCGCGATCGCGCCCGACCAGCGCGCGGCCGTCACCGCGCGGCTCGCCGCGGTCGGCGCCGGGGTCGCGACCGCGCCGTCGCTGCGGATCGTCCTGCACTGGGAGACCGACGCCAACGACGTCGACCTGCACGTCCGCGACCGCGTCGGCGGCCACGCGTTCTTCTCCGACCGCGCGCTGCCGTCGGGCGGCGCCCTGCTCGACGACATCACCACCGGTTTCGGCCCCGAGCAGTTCGCGATCGCCGGCCGCGCCACCGCCGGGCCCTATCGGATCGGCGTCCACTACTACGCGCGCGGGCCGATGGGCCTGGGCCTGGGCACGGTCCAGATCATCCGCCACGACGGCGCCGGCCACCTGGCGATCGACGATCGGCCGTTCGTGCTCGGCGCTGACGGCGTCACGCTCGACCTCGGCGAGGTCGAGCCATGAGCGCGAGCCCGACCGTGACCGAACCGGCGCACGCCGATGATGGCGGTTGTACGGCCTGGTCCTCGGGTGTATCTCACGCGCCATGCGCTCCCCCGCCCTCGCGCTCGCGCTCGTCACCGCCGTCGCGGCCGCCTGCGGCTCGACGCCGGCGTCCGACGACATCGACTTCACCGACGCGCGCGTCGATCGCCCCGACGGCGGCGGCGGGGACACCGACGCGACGCCCGATGGCGGCACCAACGGCGCGCAGTTCCGCCGCTGCGTCGGCCGCTCGTACACGCCCCCGGCCGCGACCGGCTTCACCGCGCTCGGCAGCATCCTGACCGCCGCCAACGGCGCCGCGGTCCACTCGGGCGAGGATCCGATCGGCGCGCCCGGCTCGGCGCCGCACCTGATCGCGCGCTTCCAGTACGGCTCGCTGGCCGCGAACCTCGCCGACGAGCCGGTCGAGGTGGTGATCGACGACTGCGCCGGCTGGCAGGCCCTGGGCACCCACACCACCGCCGCCGACGGCACCGTCGACGTGCCGGTGACGCTGCCGCTGGGCCCCGGCCAGTACGAGGCCCGCTTCACGGTCCTGGGCGACGCCTCGACCACCGTCGGCTACCTGTGGATCCTGCCCGCCGCGACCCACCTCGTCGCGACCGACATCGACGGCACGCTCACCACCAGCGACACCGAGCTGTTCGTCCAGATCCTGTTCGGCAGCTACGTGCCGGCCGCGTACCCGGACGCGACCGCGCTGACCACCGCGCACGCCGCGAAGCACCACGTCATGGTCTACGTCACCGGTCGCCCGGCGTACCTGACCGCGAAGTCGCGCGAGTGGCTGACCGACCTCGGGTTCGCGCCCGGCCCGCTGCGCCTGGCCCCGACCGCCACCGACACGCTGCCGTTCGACGCCAACGTCGGCACGTACAAGCGCGACTACCTCGCCGGCCTGGCCAGCAAGGGCTACCTGCTCGACCTCGCCTACGGCAACGCCACCACCGACATCTTCGCGTACACCGGCGCCGGCCTCCCTGGCGAGCGCCAGTGGATCATCGGCACCAACGGCGGCACGAGCGGCACCCACGCGGTGACCGACTCCTGGACCGCGCGCGTGGCCGAGGTCGGCGCGCTGGCCCCGGTCGTCCAGCCGTTCCAGTTCTGACCCTGGAGCGCGCGTGGCCGAGGTCGGCGCGCTGGCCCCGGTCGTCCAGCCGTTCCAGCTCTGACCCTGGAGCGCGCGTGGCCGAGGTCGGCGCCCAGGCCCCGGTCGTCCCGCCGTTCCAGCGCTGACCCTGGAGCGCGCGTGGCCGAGGTCGGCGCGCTGGCCCCGGTCGTCCCGCCGTTCCAGCGC from Myxococcales bacterium includes:
- a CDS encoding DUF1232 domain-containing protein; the encoded protein is MAKHIDTFKSWSDTIVADVAALKALVESEAPLEARKLAAGALGYLVTRMDLVPDWEGGIGALDDVMILRVCAQLAATHGAAEVAADHEISLARMANEADAIRDFLGEAAFDKLRGYASKLSDTAVRGRAPATILSDADARVALYAEVEDEIKRAVPVQITDAEDAELRLKAYLSHKLK
- a CDS encoding malate dehydrogenase; the encoded protein is MKRPKIAIVGAGGNVGAAVAQWAVQKELGDLVLIDLKANAAEGRALDLTQCGPWEGFNNSFVATSEASAMAGADVVVMTAGVPRKPGQSREELININAGIVRDICKSVKEHAPDAILIVVSNPLDAMVFVAKQVTGFPRERVIGSAGVLDSARFRTNLARAAGVSVEDVQAIVLGAHTDKDMVPVLSTAMIGNVPVSKFLSDEQQAAVVDATKKGGATLTGLIGTSAWLAPGAGTCLMVEAIVRNQGRVLPCSVELNGEFGVTGAFVGVPVKLTAKGAEAVYEFELSAAEKDAFAKSVAANVELMGIAKSFL